One genomic region from bacterium encodes:
- a CDS encoding SDR family NAD(P)-dependent oxidoreductase produces the protein MSSQTEKFWTGKKVLITGASSGLGAALVQALVPYKVHFCLLSRRAERMEELIRNHANGPSQFWIRSCDVRIREQVESAVGDFASAVGVPDVAWVNSGVVGDTSFAHWDWNVVENILDTNLKGALYTAYACLKFMVLQNHGAIVAISSAAAMRGLGGRSIYSLTKIGLAYFMESMAVELPQIQFTTIFPGFVDTPANRNNPNRFWLLTPENAAQKMIRAVAKGKPIYIYPLPMKLLFHAIRALPAPLYRALSRRTMRITRPGR, from the coding sequence ATGAGCAGCCAGACGGAAAAATTTTGGACTGGCAAGAAGGTTCTGATCACCGGCGCTTCCTCAGGTCTCGGTGCGGCTTTGGTACAGGCTCTTGTTCCTTACAAAGTCCATTTTTGTTTGCTGAGTCGCAGGGCTGAGCGAATGGAGGAATTGATCCGTAATCACGCAAACGGTCCAAGTCAATTTTGGATCCGTTCGTGCGATGTGAGAATACGCGAGCAAGTCGAATCAGCGGTGGGAGATTTTGCGAGCGCTGTAGGTGTTCCAGACGTTGCGTGGGTCAATAGCGGGGTGGTAGGCGACACGTCCTTTGCTCATTGGGATTGGAATGTCGTGGAAAACATCTTGGATACGAATCTCAAAGGTGCGCTCTACACCGCTTATGCCTGTTTGAAATTTATGGTTCTTCAAAATCACGGGGCTATCGTTGCGATCAGCTCTGCCGCTGCGATGCGGGGACTCGGTGGAAGGTCGATTTACAGCCTGACAAAAATCGGACTGGCTTACTTCATGGAAAGCATGGCAGTGGAGCTTCCACAAATTCAGTTCACGACAATTTTTCCAGGTTTTGTGGACACCCCGGCAAATCGAAATAATCCGAACCGTTTCTGGCTTCTGACTCCTGAAAACGCGGCGCAGAAAATGATTCGAGCTGTGGCAAAGGGAAAACCTATCTATATATATCCGCTGCCAATGAAGCTTCTTTTCCACGCAATACGTGCGCTTCCCGCTCCGCTTTACCGCGCGCTTTCTCGGCGCACGATGCGGATTACGCGTCCAGGAAGATAA
- a CDS encoding polysaccharide deacetylase, with product MEVTFERGVFTLSLDFELIWGTLDKPGLNGFRKACEIEREQVIDRLLSVFVEFEVPATWCVVGHLMLDHCNSEQGVKHPSIVPPRHAWCPDWFAQDPCGNEETFPLFYGRSLIEKIRDCRVPQEIGCHSFSHVIFGDSGCSVETAKTELAACVEAARELKLEMQSFVFPRNSVGHLQELANFGFRVYRGPAPSWDNRVPIEILKRLARLSVAFAAVQPPVVLPEKADHGIWNVPASMMYFPMHGIRRFVPLSLRVQRARKGLNAAVHHKKIFHLWFHPTNLADHMEIMFQGLRMILEHARALRDRNELDILPMNSVIPQE from the coding sequence ATGGAAGTGACGTTTGAGCGCGGAGTGTTCACTCTGAGTCTCGATTTCGAATTGATCTGGGGGACTCTAGATAAACCCGGACTGAACGGTTTTCGCAAGGCCTGTGAGATCGAGCGGGAGCAAGTCATTGACCGCCTACTGTCGGTCTTCGTTGAGTTCGAGGTTCCAGCGACCTGGTGTGTTGTTGGCCACCTGATGCTGGATCATTGCAATTCAGAACAGGGCGTCAAGCATCCTTCTATTGTTCCTCCGCGTCACGCGTGGTGCCCGGATTGGTTTGCACAGGATCCCTGTGGAAATGAAGAAACTTTTCCGCTATTTTACGGGCGCAGTCTCATTGAAAAAATTAGAGATTGCCGGGTTCCGCAGGAAATTGGTTGTCATTCTTTTTCACACGTGATTTTCGGTGATTCGGGTTGCTCTGTAGAAACCGCAAAAACGGAACTGGCAGCATGCGTGGAGGCGGCTCGTGAATTGAAACTTGAGATGCAGTCTTTTGTATTTCCCAGAAATAGCGTTGGCCATTTACAGGAACTTGCCAATTTTGGATTTCGAGTTTACCGCGGGCCTGCTCCTTCCTGGGACAATCGGGTACCCATCGAAATCTTAAAACGTCTTGCTCGCTTGAGTGTTGCTTTCGCCGCTGTGCAGCCGCCGGTGGTGCTGCCTGAGAAGGCGGATCATGGAATCTGGAATGTACCGGCTTCCATGATGTATTTTCCGATGCACGGCATTCGGAGATTCGTCCCGTTGAGTTTACGAGTTCAACGCGCTCGCAAAGGTTTGAATGCCGCTGTCCACCACAAAAAAATCTTCCATCTCTGGTTTCATCCTACAAATCTCGCAGATCATATGGAGATTATGTTTCAAGGCCTTCGAATGATTTTGGAACATGCGAGAGCTTTAAGAGATCGTAACGAGTTGGATATCCTTCCGATGAATTCAGTTATACCGCAGGAATGA